ctgggACAGCCGTGTTGGGTATGTGCAGATCAGGGTGAAAAGGATTATACATCTGTACTAATAGCCCTTGGATTAGTGAAGGCCTCATGCCCAGAACTTGGCCAGGTCACCGGGTAACTCTGAGGTGCTGCCAATTTGAGGGATGGGGTTCCCCCCTCTTTGTAGTGTGTAGGGGCAAAGGAGAGCCTCTCGCCTCCACCCCCGTTGGGCACCATGTCAGCTGTCCGTATGTAAAAGGGGGTGCGGTAAGGGGAGCAAGTGGTACAGTGGCTGGCCACCCCACACGGCTGGCTGCAGGACTCGCTGGTGAGAGGTGCCAGGCTGCCTCTGCCGTCCAGGACTTGGGAGCTGCAGGCATTGC
This is a stretch of genomic DNA from Rattus rattus isolate New Zealand chromosome 10, Rrattus_CSIRO_v1, whole genome shotgun sequence. It encodes these proteins:
- the Fam163a gene encoding protein FAM163A is translated as MTAGTVVITGGILATVILLCIIAVLCYCRLQYYCCKKGTDDEEAEEEEEAEEHDLSLHPRAPTCNACSSQVLDGRGSLAPLTSESCSQPCGVASHCTTCSPYRTPFYIRTADMVPNGGGGERLSFAPTHYKEGGTPSLKLAAPQSYPVTWPSSGHEAFTNPRAISTDV